From the Flavobacterium galactosidilyticum genome, one window contains:
- a CDS encoding L-serine ammonia-lyase: MEECISVFDMLKIGVGPSSSHTLGPWRAAEGFLEELRNENLLQKVKRVQIDLYGSLSLTGKGHATDLAVMLGLSGQDPEYIPIENIDSIIKTIQSKNEINLGNEKIIPFHFLQDIVFNKNFLAYHANGLTFTAHMLDNSQYVSTFYSIGGGFVIKEERANAKQKIQIKCAFPYPIDKAAELLEYCKKENKSISEIVLENERSMRTDAVIDHELMRIWNTMLECMYIGCHSEGILPGGLNVRRRAFDMHQNLIGLSNYNSPQTWLEEIRKTEVKFRQILKWVSCFALAVNEVNAALGRVVTAPTNGSAGVIPSVLMYYLVIENHAAGPKEIKQFLMVAGEIGSIFKKGSTISAAMGGCQAEIGVSSSMAAAALCELMGGTPEQVLMAAEIAMEHHLGLTCDPIGGLVQIPCIERNTMGAIKAINAAELALETDPKNAKVPLDKVVDTMWQTAKDMNNKYKETSEGGLAIAVNMADC, encoded by the coding sequence ATGGAAGAATGTATTTCAGTTTTTGACATGCTAAAAATTGGTGTTGGACCTTCAAGTTCGCACACACTTGGCCCTTGGAGAGCCGCTGAAGGCTTTCTGGAAGAATTAAGAAATGAAAATTTACTTCAAAAAGTAAAAAGAGTGCAAATAGACCTGTATGGTTCGCTATCGTTGACTGGAAAAGGACATGCCACAGATCTAGCCGTTATGCTAGGTTTGAGTGGTCAAGATCCAGAATACATTCCTATTGAAAATATTGATTCGATCATAAAAACTATCCAATCTAAAAACGAAATCAATTTAGGAAACGAGAAGATCATTCCTTTCCATTTTCTTCAAGATATTGTTTTCAACAAAAACTTTCTTGCTTATCATGCTAATGGACTGACATTTACAGCACACATGCTTGACAATAGCCAGTATGTATCTACTTTTTATTCTATTGGGGGTGGATTTGTAATCAAAGAAGAACGAGCAAATGCGAAACAAAAAATCCAAATAAAATGTGCTTTTCCTTATCCTATTGATAAGGCGGCTGAGCTATTAGAGTATTGCAAAAAAGAAAATAAATCCATATCAGAAATCGTCTTAGAAAACGAAAGATCAATGCGCACTGATGCTGTAATTGATCATGAATTGATGCGCATTTGGAACACCATGCTCGAGTGCATGTACATCGGTTGTCATTCCGAAGGGATTCTTCCTGGCGGATTAAATGTCCGCCGCAGAGCATTTGATATGCACCAAAACCTTATCGGTTTATCCAATTACAATTCGCCACAAACTTGGCTCGAAGAAATTAGAAAAACAGAAGTCAAATTTCGCCAAATCCTAAAATGGGTTTCTTGTTTTGCCCTTGCGGTCAATGAAGTAAACGCTGCTTTAGGGCGAGTGGTTACTGCACCTACAAACGGAAGCGCTGGTGTAATTCCATCTGTTTTAATGTACTATTTAGTGATTGAAAACCACGCTGCAGGACCTAAAGAAATTAAACAATTCCTGATGGTTGCTGGAGAAATAGGTAGTATTTTCAAAAAAGGCTCAACCATCTCAGCAGCGATGGGCGGTTGTCAGGCCGAAATAGGCGTTTCCTCTTCTATGGCTGCTGCCGCATTGTGCGAACTAATGGGCGGAACTCCAGAACAGGTTTTAATGGCTGCCGAAATTGCCATGGAACATCACTTAGGTTTGACTTGTGATCCTATAGGCGGTCTGGTTCAAATTCCTTGTATCGAACGCAATACGATGGGCGCGATAAAAGCCATCAATGCTGCCGAACTAGCCCTTGAAACCGATCCTAAAAACGCCAAAGTCCCATTAGATAAGGTAGTAGATACCATGTGGCAAACCGCTAAGGATATGAATAACAAATACAAAGAAACTTCCGAAGGCGGACTTGCAATAGCGGTAAACATGGCTGATTGTTAA
- a CDS encoding M14 family zinc carboxypeptidase: MKKIIYSFCLMLAMVSSTQAQVQSPSEFLPSYGKQITYYHQVEDYFKQLTEKSTFIKQQKYGVTPEQRGLNVFFISTPENLANLEQIRNNNLAAIGLSKNGSQMIGDKLIVWLSFNVHGNEFAGTESAMTVAYELVNPSNAETKKWLENTIVILDPCMNPDGYSRYGNWLREISGKKTHPGLYDREHMEVWPGGRYNHYIFDLNRDWAWQTQPESQQRIALYNQWMPQVHTDVHEMGYESPYFFPPSAEPIHEFIEKYQKDFHNVLGKNMSQKFDAQNWMYNTSERFDLFYPSYGDTYPAYNGAVGMTLEQGGIGAGRAVMMSNGNIVTIQDRLTHHATAVLTVVESASAQADVLLKGFRGFMNNSRKTVKGNYKMYVMKNNPKLIQLADLLKKNNIEFSYADASLKASGYNYSAKSDKGFTIEPNDLIVKVDQPKAVFTQVLFEPNQKLNDSLSYDITAWALPLAYGVEGYALKNSLGFKTKATIEVNEKTVPQKVYAFHVPWNNRISAQVLSLLHQNNIKVRSAMNKAIFGDVTVEPGGLLVTKADNPNVVDFEKTISDLVKIKTDYNYINTGFSSNAKDVGSENFNLLKVPKVVLLSGKGVSSTEFGAAWFYMQETIDYPVSVVEVNNFNRLKLMDYNTLILADGDYTFSEEQQKKIGEWIKNGGKVIAMNGALSLFDGKEGYALSPFASDEDKLNSEKENDSIALKERFLDFHDSERREISKSIPGAIIENVLNKTHPLSFGLGDKYFSLKTDSNHYSLLKNAVNVAYVPKDYKSYGFIGNQVKKKLNNTVSFAVEHKGDGTIVYMIDNPLFRGFWENGNVLFSNALFLVN, translated from the coding sequence ATGAAAAAAATCATTTACTCTTTTTGTTTAATGCTTGCTATGGTATCTAGTACTCAGGCACAAGTACAAAGTCCTTCGGAATTTTTGCCTTCCTATGGTAAACAGATCACTTACTACCATCAAGTAGAAGATTATTTCAAACAGCTTACTGAAAAATCTACTTTTATTAAACAACAAAAATATGGAGTGACTCCTGAACAAAGGGGTTTGAATGTTTTTTTTATTTCGACTCCGGAGAACTTAGCCAATCTAGAGCAAATTAGAAATAACAACTTAGCCGCCATTGGTTTATCTAAAAATGGAAGTCAAATGATAGGCGATAAGTTGATTGTTTGGTTGAGTTTTAATGTTCATGGAAATGAATTTGCTGGAACTGAAAGCGCTATGACTGTGGCTTATGAATTAGTGAATCCTTCGAATGCAGAAACTAAAAAATGGTTGGAGAACACAATTGTTATTTTGGATCCTTGTATGAATCCGGATGGATATTCCAGGTATGGGAATTGGTTAAGAGAGATTTCAGGTAAAAAAACACATCCAGGTTTATATGATAGAGAGCACATGGAAGTTTGGCCAGGTGGAAGATATAATCATTATATTTTTGATTTAAATAGAGATTGGGCTTGGCAAACACAACCAGAAAGTCAGCAACGTATCGCCTTGTATAACCAGTGGATGCCACAAGTACATACTGATGTGCACGAAATGGGATATGAATCACCTTATTTTTTTCCGCCCTCAGCTGAACCTATTCATGAGTTTATAGAGAAGTACCAAAAAGATTTTCACAATGTGTTAGGTAAAAATATGTCTCAGAAATTTGATGCGCAAAACTGGATGTACAATACTAGTGAGCGATTTGATTTGTTTTATCCAAGTTATGGTGATACCTATCCTGCTTATAATGGAGCGGTGGGAATGACTTTAGAACAAGGAGGAATAGGAGCGGGCAGAGCTGTAATGATGAGTAACGGGAATATTGTGACTATCCAAGATCGATTGACACATCATGCTACCGCCGTACTTACTGTTGTAGAGTCGGCTTCAGCTCAAGCAGATGTTTTATTGAAAGGTTTTAGAGGTTTTATGAATAATTCTCGAAAAACGGTGAAGGGGAATTACAAAATGTATGTCATGAAAAACAATCCAAAGCTAATTCAGCTGGCGGATTTGTTAAAAAAGAATAATATAGAATTCAGTTATGCCGATGCTAGCTTAAAAGCTTCAGGATACAATTATAGTGCGAAATCAGATAAAGGTTTTACTATAGAACCAAACGATTTGATTGTAAAAGTAGACCAGCCTAAAGCTGTTTTTACGCAAGTATTATTTGAACCAAACCAGAAATTAAATGATAGTTTATCATACGACATTACCGCTTGGGCGTTGCCATTAGCGTATGGAGTGGAAGGATATGCTTTAAAAAATAGTTTGGGTTTTAAAACCAAGGCAACAATCGAAGTGAATGAAAAAACGGTTCCGCAAAAGGTGTATGCTTTTCATGTTCCTTGGAATAATAGAATTTCAGCTCAGGTTTTGTCTTTATTGCACCAAAATAATATCAAAGTACGCTCTGCAATGAACAAGGCTATTTTTGGCGATGTAACTGTAGAGCCGGGTGGATTATTAGTAACAAAAGCGGATAATCCCAATGTGGTTGATTTTGAAAAAACCATATCAGATTTAGTAAAGATAAAAACAGATTACAATTACATCAATACGGGCTTTTCATCGAATGCTAAAGATGTAGGAAGCGAAAATTTTAATTTGTTGAAAGTGCCTAAAGTGGTTTTGTTGTCTGGAAAAGGGGTTTCTTCAACTGAGTTTGGAGCGGCATGGTTTTATATGCAAGAAACGATTGATTATCCAGTAAGTGTGGTTGAAGTAAATAATTTTAATAGATTGAAATTAATGGATTACAACACCTTAATTTTAGCGGATGGCGATTATACTTTTTCTGAAGAGCAACAGAAGAAAATAGGTGAGTGGATCAAAAATGGAGGAAAAGTAATTGCAATGAACGGAGCACTTTCTCTTTTTGATGGAAAAGAAGGCTATGCTTTAAGTCCTTTTGCAAGCGATGAAGATAAATTGAATTCAGAGAAGGAAAATGATTCAATAGCGTTAAAAGAACGTTTTTTAGATTTTCACGATTCAGAACGAAGAGAAATTTCAAAATCGATTCCGGGCGCAATAATAGAAAACGTACTGAATAAAACCCATCCATTGTCTTTTGGGTTAGGAGATAAATATTTCAGTCTAAAGACGGATAGCAATCATTATTCTTTGTTGAAAAATGCTGTAAATGTGGCCTATGTACCAAAAGATTATAAAAGTTACGGTTTTATAGGTAATCAAGTAAAAAAGAAACTTAACAATACAGTGAGTTTTGCTGTGGAGCACAAAGGTGATGGGACTATTGTTTATATGATCGATAATCCATTGTTTAGAGGCTTCTGGGAAAATGGAAACGTATTATTTAGTAATGCACTTTTCTTGGTGAACTAA
- the pyrR gene encoding bifunctional pyr operon transcriptional regulator/uracil phosphoribosyltransferase PyrR — protein MSQKVLLTAKEVTIILHRLACQLIEKHFDFSNTILVGIQPRGVFLAERLKEILEQEYQTPEIQLGYLDITFFRDDFRRTEKPLEANKTKINFIVENKKVIFIDDVLFTGRSIRSALTAIQSFGRPSEIELLVLIDRRFSRNLPIQPDYRGRQVDAINNEKVKVSWKENDGEDGVYLITS, from the coding sequence ATGAGTCAAAAAGTATTACTTACTGCAAAAGAAGTTACTATCATATTACACCGTTTGGCCTGTCAATTAATTGAAAAACACTTCGATTTTTCAAATACTATTTTAGTCGGCATTCAGCCCAGAGGCGTTTTTTTGGCGGAGCGTTTAAAAGAAATTTTAGAACAAGAATACCAAACTCCTGAAATTCAATTGGGTTACTTAGATATCACTTTTTTTAGAGATGATTTCCGTAGAACTGAAAAGCCACTAGAAGCAAATAAAACCAAGATTAACTTTATTGTTGAAAATAAAAAAGTCATTTTTATAGATGATGTTTTGTTCACTGGACGAAGCATTCGATCGGCATTGACGGCTATACAATCTTTTGGAAGACCTTCTGAAATTGAACTTTTAGTATTAATAGACAGGCGTTTTAGCCGTAATTTACCTATTCAACCTGATTATCGAGGTCGACAAGTGGATGCGATTAATAACGAAAAGGTGAAAGTGAGTTGGAAAGAAAATGATGGTGAGGATGGAGTGTATTTAATTACAAGTTAG
- a CDS encoding aspartate carbamoyltransferase catalytic subunit, with protein MKELSVNHLLGIKYINKNDIDLIFETADHFKEVINRPIKKVPSLRDITIANIFFENSTRTKLSFELAQKRLSADVISFSAAQSSVKKGETLIDTVNNILSMKVDMVVMRHANPGAAYFLSKNVKASIVNAGDGAHEHPTQALLDSYSIRERLGEVAGKKVVIVGDVLHSRVALSNIYALQMQGAEVKVCGPKTLIPRHIESLGVTVESDLRKALEWCDVANMLRVQNERMDVNYFPSTREYAQQYGVDKSLLESLNKEIVIMHPGPINRGVEITSEVADSGQSVILNQVENGVAIRMAVIYLLASKIQ; from the coding sequence ATGAAAGAATTAAGCGTAAATCATTTATTAGGCATAAAATATATCAACAAAAATGATATTGACCTAATATTTGAAACAGCCGATCATTTTAAGGAAGTCATTAATAGACCTATAAAGAAAGTGCCTTCGTTACGAGATATTACCATTGCCAATATTTTTTTCGAAAATAGTACTAGAACAAAATTATCTTTTGAACTTGCTCAAAAAAGGTTGTCAGCAGATGTAATTAGCTTTTCAGCTGCACAATCTTCTGTAAAAAAAGGCGAAACGCTAATCGATACAGTAAATAACATACTTTCGATGAAAGTGGATATGGTGGTTATGCGTCATGCTAATCCTGGAGCCGCTTATTTTTTATCTAAAAATGTAAAAGCAAGTATTGTAAACGCAGGTGATGGCGCTCATGAACATCCTACTCAAGCTTTATTAGACAGTTATTCCATTAGAGAAAGACTAGGAGAAGTTGCGGGTAAAAAAGTAGTAATTGTAGGTGATGTTCTACATTCTAGAGTTGCTTTATCTAATATATATGCTTTGCAAATGCAAGGCGCTGAGGTGAAGGTTTGTGGACCTAAAACACTTATACCAAGACATATTGAGTCATTAGGAGTTACTGTGGAATCTGATTTAAGAAAAGCATTAGAATGGTGTGATGTAGCTAATATGTTGCGGGTACAAAACGAACGAATGGATGTGAATTATTTTCCATCAACTAGGGAATATGCGCAGCAATATGGAGTCGATAAATCACTTTTAGAGTCGCTAAATAAAGAAATTGTAATCATGCATCCCGGACCTATTAATCGTGGTGTCGAGATCACAAGTGAAGTGGCTGATTCTGGTCAATCGGTTATTTTAAACCAAGTAGAAAATGGTGTTGCCATCAGGATGGCGGTTATTTATCTTTTAGCGTCAAAAATACAGTAA
- a CDS encoding ribonuclease Z has translation MKVDQKSHTITIKDTQGDCTSFLMKVTHQYKSFENHNLIIDLLNHDKLSVNDIKSFMPLSKQHKKAKKSFIVVASDFDYNAVPAKLAVVPSMLEANDIIAMEEIERDLGF, from the coding sequence ATGAAAGTAGATCAAAAATCCCACACGATAACAATTAAAGATACACAAGGTGATTGCACTTCTTTTTTAATGAAGGTTACACACCAATATAAATCATTTGAAAATCATAACTTAATAATTGATTTACTCAATCATGATAAGCTATCTGTGAACGATATTAAATCTTTTATGCCTTTATCAAAACAACATAAAAAAGCCAAAAAATCTTTTATCGTCGTTGCTTCCGATTTTGATTATAATGCCGTTCCTGCTAAGTTAGCAGTTGTGCCGTCAATGCTGGAGGCTAATGATATCATTGCAATGGAGGAAATCGAGAGAGATTTAGGATTTTAG
- a CDS encoding ribonuclease Z translates to MKLTILGCYAATPRTFTNPTSQILEIKNRLFLIDCGEGTQVQLRKNKIKFSKINHIFISHLHGDHFFGLIGLVSTFSLLGRTTDLHIHGPKGIKEIITMQLRLSNSWTHFDLFFHELQSKESEIVFEDDKVLIKTIPLHHRVYTNGFLFQEKVGERKLNVDAVQNYEIESCYYQKIKNGKDITLEDGRVIENEKLSFDPIPAKSYAFCSDTAYHEAVIPIIINADILYHEATFLQSEENLALKTLHSTAKEAATIALKSNVKQLILGHYSTRYENIEMFKQEAETIFSEVLLADDGKIFEF, encoded by the coding sequence TTGAAACTAACCATACTTGGTTGCTATGCAGCTACACCTCGCACATTTACCAATCCTACTTCGCAAATTTTAGAAATTAAAAACAGACTTTTTTTGATCGACTGTGGTGAAGGTACTCAGGTACAATTACGCAAAAATAAAATTAAGTTTTCTAAGATTAATCATATTTTTATTTCGCATTTACACGGCGATCACTTTTTTGGATTAATTGGTTTAGTGTCTACATTCAGTTTATTGGGTAGAACTACTGATTTGCATATTCATGGTCCAAAAGGGATAAAAGAGATTATTACCATGCAATTGCGTTTGTCTAATTCATGGACCCATTTTGATTTATTTTTTCACGAATTGCAATCAAAGGAAAGCGAAATAGTATTCGAAGATGATAAAGTTTTAATCAAAACGATTCCGTTGCATCATCGTGTTTATACTAATGGTTTTTTGTTCCAAGAAAAAGTAGGTGAACGAAAACTTAATGTAGATGCAGTTCAAAATTATGAAATCGAGTCCTGTTACTATCAAAAAATAAAAAATGGTAAAGACATTACGTTAGAAGATGGAAGGGTTATCGAAAATGAAAAGTTGAGTTTTGATCCTATTCCTGCTAAAAGTTATGCTTTTTGTTCTGATACAGCCTACCATGAAGCCGTAATTCCTATTATCATAAATGCAGATATTTTGTATCACGAAGCAACTTTCTTGCAATCAGAAGAAAATTTGGCTCTTAAAACACTACATTCCACTGCTAAAGAAGCGGCGACGATTGCTTTGAAATCTAATGTAAAGCAATTAATTTTAGGGCATTATTCTACTCGATATGAGAACATCGAAATGTTTAAGCAAGAAGCAGAAACTATCTTTTCCGAAGTCTTATTAGCTGATGATGGAAAAATCTTTGAATTTTAA
- the pdxH gene encoding pyridoxamine 5'-phosphate oxidase, whose product MNDLSNYRKSYEKSELLESNIPEDPINLFNRWFHEVEDFGGDSEVNAMTVATIGLDGFPKSRVVLLKKFTEEGFIFYTNYNSEKGKAIAENPNVCLSFFWHTLERQVIIKGIARKTAANVSDNYFESRPEGSKLGAIVSNQSEVVPSRAFLEENLKQLESDYEGIVIPRPEHWGGFLVTPLSVEFWQGRPNRLHDRIRYTSQEDCSWNIERLSS is encoded by the coding sequence ATGAATGATTTAAGTAATTATAGAAAATCGTATGAGAAGAGTGAGTTATTAGAATCTAATATCCCTGAAGATCCAATTAACTTATTTAATAGATGGTTTCACGAAGTAGAAGACTTTGGTGGCGATAGCGAAGTTAATGCAATGACGGTAGCTACAATTGGCTTAGATGGCTTTCCAAAGTCAAGAGTAGTGTTGTTAAAAAAGTTTACAGAAGAAGGTTTTATATTTTATACTAATTACAATTCCGAAAAAGGAAAAGCGATTGCAGAAAATCCTAACGTATGTCTTTCTTTTTTTTGGCACACATTAGAGCGCCAAGTAATCATAAAGGGAATTGCTCGTAAAACTGCTGCAAATGTTTCGGATAATTATTTCGAATCTAGACCTGAGGGAAGTAAGTTGGGCGCCATAGTGTCAAACCAAAGTGAGGTGGTGCCATCACGTGCTTTTTTAGAAGAAAACTTAAAACAGCTCGAAAGTGATTATGAAGGAATTGTCATTCCAAGACCGGAACATTGGGGCGGATTTTTAGTAACCCCTTTATCCGTAGAATTTTGGCAAGGAAGACCGAATCGATTACATGACAGAATTAGATATACCAGCCAAGAAGATTGTTCATGGAATATCGAACGTTTGTCGTCTTAA
- a CDS encoding CAP domain-containing protein encodes MNLNLLRTLLLGAIMITMNSCSSDSSENQANATAVQKVVDYSYNSIELETMELINAHRVSIGLNRLEKINHMSYKSEEHDNYMIANNVVNHNDFVARSENIMKTLGAKAVSENIAYNYKTPKAVLDAWLASPGHKVNIEGNFTHFGIAIKENPANGRKYYTNIFAKI; translated from the coding sequence ATGAATCTAAATCTACTTCGTACCTTATTGCTTGGAGCTATTATGATTACTATGAATTCGTGTTCTTCAGATTCTTCTGAAAACCAAGCGAATGCTACAGCTGTACAAAAAGTGGTTGACTATTCTTATAATTCGATAGAGTTAGAGACTATGGAGTTGATTAATGCTCATAGAGTTAGTATCGGTTTAAATCGTTTGGAAAAAATAAACCATATGTCATACAAGTCAGAGGAGCATGATAATTATATGATTGCAAACAATGTTGTAAATCATAATGATTTTGTTGCTCGCTCAGAAAATATCATGAAAACTTTGGGAGCTAAAGCGGTGAGTGAAAACATTGCTTATAATTACAAAACACCAAAAGCAGTTTTAGATGCTTGGTTGGCTAGTCCTGGACATAAAGTAAATATTGAAGGTAATTTTACGCATTTTGGAATTGCAATCAAAGAAAATCCGGCAAACGGTAGAAAGTATTACACTAATATCTTTGCTAAAATTTAA
- a CDS encoding pyridoxine 5'-phosphate oxidase C-terminal domain-containing protein: MPRPEHCGGFLVTPLSVEFWQGRPNRLHDRIRYTSQEDYSWKIERLSS, translated from the coding sequence ATTCCAAGACCGGAACATTGTGGCGGATTTTTAGTAACGCCTTTATCCGTAGAATTTTGGCAAGGAAGGCCGAATCGATTACATGACAGAATTAGATATACCAGCCAAGAAGATTATTCATGGAAAATCGAACGTTTATCGTCTTAA
- a CDS encoding CAP domain-containing protein: protein MNLNLLRTLLLGAIMITMNSCSSDSSENQVNPTAVERVVNYSYNSIELETMDLINAHRVSIGLNRLEKINHMSYKSEEHDNYMIANNVFNHNDFVARSENIMRTLRAKAVSENIAYNYKTPKAVLDAWLASPGHKVNIEGDFTHFGIAIKEDPANGRKYYTNIFAKI, encoded by the coding sequence ATGAATCTAAATCTACTTCGTACCTTATTGCTAGGAGCTATTATGATTACTATGAATTCATGTTCTTCAGATTCTTCTGAAAACCAAGTGAATCCTACAGCTGTAGAAAGAGTCGTTAATTATTCTTATAATTCGATAGAGTTAGAGACTATGGATTTGATTAATGCTCATAGAGTTAGTATCGGTTTAAATCGTTTGGAAAAAATCAACCATATGTCATACAAGTCAGAGGAGCATGATAATTATATGATTGCAAACAATGTTTTTAATCATAATGATTTTGTTGCTCGCTCAGAAAATATCATGAGGACTTTACGAGCTAAAGCGGTGAGTGAGAACATTGCTTATAATTACAAAACGCCAAAAGCAGTTTTAGATGCTTGGTTAGCTAGTCCTGGTCACAAAGTAAATATTGAAGGTGATTTCACCCATTTTGGAATTGCAATCAAAGAAGATCCGGCAAATGGTAGAAAGTATTATACTAATATCTTTGCTAAAATTTAA
- a CDS encoding OmpA family protein, with protein MKNNILLYITLIFAFSSNIYAQEAKVKAAEKQYEKYAYIDAIKTYEKVAEKGYKSVDLFKNLGNSYFFNGELEKASKWYGELFAMNTGDLEAEYYFRYANSLRSVGENDKANEYLKLFNQKSGNDSRGKLFMKNVNYLDAIKANSGRYKIEDAGVNSEYSDYGTAINGNEIVFASARDTGSLGQRKHKWTNQHFTNLYSATLGEDMTPGKTQKFDANIKSRFNESTPIFSKDGKTIYFTRNNFLDGKKGKDANKVTLIKIYKATLENEKWTKITELPFNSDNYSVAHPALSPDGNTLYFASDMPGTLGQSDLFKVKINSDGTYGTPENLGNTINTEGRETFPFVSDENELYFASDGHPGLGGLDVFVTTINPNGSFGDVQNLGSDINSPKDDFAYLIETKSRRGFFSSNKDGGKGYDDIYKFLEERRITCQQLLHGEITDFATAKILPGSKVTLFDSQFNNVSTTTSDDKGAYSFAVECGKTYYVRAQKQDYKTKEEKITIASENGKTYLPIALENEKCIVSIGDDLGKCFKIKMIYFDLDKSNIRREAALDLEKILDVLNQNPAMKLDIRSHTDSRQTFKYNQALSERRAKSTINWLIKNGINPNRLTGKGYGETQLVNKCADNVECTEAEHQMNRRSEFIITAL; from the coding sequence ATGAAAAATAATATACTTCTTTATATCACATTAATATTCGCTTTTTCATCGAATATATACGCTCAAGAAGCAAAGGTTAAAGCAGCGGAAAAACAGTACGAAAAATACGCTTATATTGACGCAATAAAAACCTATGAAAAAGTTGCTGAAAAAGGGTACAAATCAGTGGACCTCTTTAAAAATTTAGGAAATTCTTACTTCTTCAACGGTGAGCTTGAAAAAGCATCGAAATGGTATGGCGAATTATTCGCAATGAATACTGGCGATTTAGAAGCAGAATATTATTTCCGCTATGCAAATTCTTTGAGATCGGTTGGCGAAAATGATAAAGCTAACGAATATCTAAAACTATTCAATCAAAAATCGGGAAATGATAGTCGCGGAAAACTGTTTATGAAAAATGTAAACTATCTTGATGCGATAAAAGCTAATTCTGGAAGGTATAAAATTGAAGATGCTGGAGTAAACTCTGAGTATTCTGATTACGGAACTGCGATAAACGGTAATGAAATCGTATTTGCATCAGCACGAGATACAGGAAGTCTAGGACAAAGAAAACACAAATGGACGAATCAACATTTCACGAATTTATATTCAGCTACTTTAGGAGAAGACATGACTCCAGGTAAAACTCAAAAGTTTGATGCTAACATAAAGTCGAGATTCAATGAGTCTACTCCTATTTTTAGTAAAGATGGAAAAACAATCTACTTTACAAGAAATAACTTTTTAGACGGTAAAAAAGGAAAAGATGCAAATAAAGTAACCTTAATAAAAATATATAAAGCTACTTTAGAAAATGAGAAATGGACTAAAATAACAGAACTTCCTTTTAATAGCGACAATTACAGCGTAGCACACCCTGCACTAAGTCCTGACGGAAATACCCTTTATTTTGCTTCAGATATGCCCGGAACTTTAGGACAATCTGATTTGTTTAAAGTAAAAATTAACAGTGATGGCACTTATGGAACTCCCGAAAATTTGGGGAATACAATTAACACCGAAGGAAGAGAAACCTTTCCATTTGTAAGTGATGAGAATGAATTGTATTTCGCATCTGATGGTCATCCAGGTTTAGGCGGATTAGACGTATTCGTAACTACTATTAATCCAAACGGCTCTTTTGGAGATGTGCAAAATTTAGGTTCTGATATAAATTCTCCAAAAGATGATTTTGCTTATTTAATTGAAACAAAATCGAGAAGAGGTTTTTTTAGTTCGAACAAAGATGGAGGAAAGGGTTATGATGATATTTATAAATTTTTAGAAGAAAGAAGAATTACTTGTCAACAGTTATTACATGGAGAAATTACAGATTTTGCTACTGCAAAAATACTTCCTGGAAGTAAAGTAACGTTATTTGATAGCCAATTTAACAATGTTAGTACAACTACTTCTGATGATAAAGGAGCATATTCTTTTGCTGTTGAGTGTGGAAAAACATATTATGTAAGAGCACAAAAACAAGATTACAAGACAAAAGAAGAAAAGATTACAATAGCTAGTGAAAATGGAAAAACATACTTACCTATTGCACTAGAAAATGAAAAATGTATTGTAAGTATAGGAGATGATCTTGGTAAATGCTTCAAAATTAAAATGATTTATTTTGATTTAGACAAATCAAATATTAGAAGAGAAGCAGCACTTGATTTAGAAAAAATACTAGATGTATTGAATCAAAATCCAGCGATGAAGTTAGATATTCGTTCTCATACTGATAGTAGACAAACATTTAAATACAATCAAGCGTTATCTGAAAGAAGAGCTAAATCGACTATCAACTGGTTAATTAAAAATGGTATCAATCCAAACCGATTAACTGGAAAAGGATATGGTGAAACGCAGTTAGTTAATAAATGTGCTGACAATGTGGAATGTACAGAAGCAGAACACCAAATGAACCGAAGAAGTGAATTTATCATCACTGCTTTATAG